TTACCAAAGTTTGAATTTTTATTCTGAAAGTCCAGCAATCACCAGCCGGCTATCTCGGCATATTCCAAAGACCATcatttaactttttcttttcttcttttgagTGTCATACACTcctatttgtaaattttaaaattctaaaaatctatttaataattgaACTAGTTTATTTTGATTTATCAATGTAATCGATTCGattaaataaatcaataaaaaaatttaaaaaattcagaTTAAATATTGTATACTGATTCTCGAATCAATTAATTTAATGACTTTGTTCTTACCGGTATCACGATTGATTCATGATCCAGTTCAAACTAAATTGCAAACGGTCTTCTTCATATTAGAATTAGAATTGTTCTTTGTTTTTGTTATACCTACACCTCAAAAGTCCATCATTAACATCTGGTGAGCTCGTGTGACACTACGACCTCGTGGAGGTCCATGCGGGCTAAGACCGATAAAGAAGGGAAAATCCTGCTGACCAGTATCTAGAGGCACCTCGCAGGCGCACAGAAAGACGAGCACAAGTCAAGGGATCACACCCCTAACAAAGACAACCCACACCTACGTAGGAAGAAAATCAATAGGTCGACTAAACCCAAATAATACAAAACTAAAAGTGTAAAGCCTCGGCAAGGGACCAACAGCACCCAAAGGCTCCCAAGATCAAGGAATCAGCAGAACATCCATGATACTTTTCACTCCTAACTCCAAACCTTCTCTCAGCTCCCAGCTCCCATAAACTCTCTTACTGCTCTCTGCCCACTGGGTGAACTGTCCTTAGCCACCCTTCTCTCCACCGTGTATCAACAGCATCTGAATATTGGAtttgctttatttatttttcacaagTTTTGGTTGTTAATAATCACCTCAAAATTGGGGAAAATATTTTCATAGACTACAAAAGCTAAAAACATTCTTTGTAATTACATTTGAAAAgctataaaaacataaaaatggtTAACACGGTTACTCTCAACATCCTGAGTCAATTTTGGGACATTTTCACTAACTTATAGGAGAGTTCCTTAATCTAACTCTCACTGGTTCATGACTTCCATTCGATTCCCAGGTGCAAAAATCATATACAAATTGATGGGGAAGGGCAAATTTTATGCTTTCTATTTACCGAGGTCCGGAAAGTTCCATTGCTTCAATGATGAAGGATGACTCTTCATGAACGTCACTGTAATTCCTAGAGAAGCTATATGCGCTGGTCTCGCAATGGTTTGTTCCACCTTGTGGTTCTTCTGTTCCTGACTGCACAAGACCTTCAAGGACCTTCAAAACTTCAGACATCTTGGGGCGAAGGTGTGGTTGTGGTCGAGTACACTGCAGCGCCAACTCTGTTACTGTTTCCAACTCGATTGTGTCGAAGCATCCCTGTAAATCCCTGTCCACTAGCACTTCAAGTCTCCTCTCCTCGTGCAATGTCCTAACCTGTATCACCCATGAATTATCTTCAGATTAAATATGTATTAATAGCACAGAACAAAAAGTACGACAAATTTTTAGTTTATGCTGGATGTTGTCATAACAAAGCAAACATCCATTATGTTGAGTTATCTGGATTTTGTAGGCATGCATAACTTTCTCTAGGTAAACAGTGTGCACTCGGAATGACAAAGATCCAAGTTAGTAGACAGTCATCGATCATTTCTTACCCAGTCAAGAATCATTCCCTTTTGAACCTGTCCATTACCAGCATCTAATGTCTTTTGTCCAGTGATGAGTTCCAACAGTAGTATCCCAAATCCAAAGACATCTGTTTTCTCAGAAGACTGTCCAGTTGAAAGATACTCCGGGGCTATGTGTCCTACAGTCCCTCGCACAGCAGTAGTAACATGGGAATCCCGTTTATCTAAGAGCTTAGCAAGACCAAAATCCCCTACCACAGCTTCAAAGCTTTCGTCAAGCAAAATGTTTGCAGCTTTTACATCCCGGTGAATTATTTTTGGATTACATTGCTCGTGTAAATATAGAAGTCCACGAGCAGCTCCAAGGGCAATATGCATTCGTCTACTCCAATTCAAAGCAGGCTTTCCATGACAAGCATCTGGtaaacataatcacattataagGAAATGGTGAGGCCACGAGGGGCAAAATATAAAAAGCTGGGAGGGAATCATAAAATAGACGAATAGTTATGACTATGCATTTAAGCCACAAAAAGAAAACAAACCTCTTAAACGATCGGCAACACTACCATTTGGCATATAAGGATACACAAGCAATCTCTCATCAGGTGTCATACAGAAGCCATACAAACGTAAGAGGTTACGGTGAAGAGCTAAACCAATCATCTCTACTTCAGTTTGAAATTGCACTTCTCCTGTGAAATTAGGATCTTTAAGCCTTTTAACCGCAACCACTGACCTATTTGGAAGACACCCTTTATAGACAACTCCATATCCTCCTTGTCCTAGAATGTTTTTGGGGTTAAAATTGCCGGTGGCAATTTGCAGTTCACGATAGGAGAACCTCTTTAGATGACCGATTTCAAAATCATAATCTTGCTGCACTGCAATTCAAAGTAACACAAAATTCTCAAATTCCAACAATTACACAAATTCAGTGTTTGAAAAATGTATCTTGTGAATATGGGAGTACCGTATGAGGGAAGCATAATCCGAGATCTGTACCAATGCACCCAACAAGCAAGCAGCATCACGGAAACCACAAATGCGAAACCAATTCCTATGGCAACAGAAAGCAGCCAATGATGGTTTCCACTGACTCGCGAAGACGAAACTGAGCCTGCCACTAAACAATTGGGCATGTTAGATTGTCATGATTAAAGAGCATACAGCAAAAGCACTTTGATAGATTTCAACAACATACCATTTAATGGATACGAAACATCTGTGCATATATGTTCAGAAGAAGCACAAAGAAAGTTGTTTCCCGTAATACTACACAACAAAAAAGGAACATTGAGCATGAAGTGAATGAAAGCTATTTATCAGCAAGATTGTTCTGAACAGGAAAACGAATATTTAAAGCTTAGGCTTATTGATGTGAAATGAAATCTCTTTTCTGCAAGGAAGCTCACCTATAACCTTTTGCTAGTATTTTCGGAGTAGGACCACTGAGATTATTATATGATAAGTCCCTGCACAATATCATTTAAGTTAATTGAAATCATCATCGTGTAGCAGTCTGGATTAGAATTAAGGTAACATGACAGGAATGTACAAGAATGAAAGACCGGTGAGATTTGCAACGTGTCTAGGAATAGGTCCAGATAAATTGTTCTTGCTAAGCCTCCTGATAAATCCAGAGCAAAGATTTTAGGAGGCAAACATTAAGAAAACTTGCGCGTGGACATAATAACAAATGTTATAAAAATGCATTGAAGAAATGTCAGGGCCGCACTCACAGATAACTTAGATGAGTTAGAGAGCCCAAAGTACTTGGAATTGCTCCGACAAAGTGGTTACCGGAAAGATCCAGAGTTTGAAGCTCCGAGAGTTTCCCTATCTCATCCGGGATGGGACCTGATAACTGATTGTTTTGCAACAACCTACAAAAACAATGACAAAGAAGGTTTATTCGATAAAATAAACTCAGAATTTAAGAAAATAAGACTAAAACTAAGTTCTGAGAACCAAGACTAGCATTTCTTCCAACAAGAACATGTACCCAAGTGCACTGTAATGCACATTCTTTCACAAGCAAATCAACTTCTAAAAGAATACCCCATAAAAGTAATGTCTTGGGCAATCCT
The Gossypium arboreum isolate Shixiya-1 chromosome 10, ASM2569848v2, whole genome shotgun sequence genome window above contains:
- the LOC108489193 gene encoding probable LRR receptor-like serine/threonine-protein kinase At5g45780 isoform X1, with translation MEQHIMWVFWFFLHWFCSVHSVSDGDSLLSPKGVNYEVAALMSVKRELRDDKQVMDGWDINSVDPCTWNMVACSAEGFVISLEMASTGLSGMLSPSIGNLSHLRTMLLQNNQLSGPIPDEIGKLSELQTLDLSGNHFVGAIPSTLGSLTHLSYLRLSKNNLSGPIPRHVANLTGLSFLDLSYNNLSGPTPKILAKGYSITGNNFLCASSEHICTDVSYPLNVAGSVSSSRVSGNHHWLLSVAIGIGFAFVVSVMLLACWVHWYRSRIMLPSYVQQDYDFEIGHLKRFSYRELQIATGNFNPKNILGQGGYGVVYKGCLPNRSVVAVKRLKDPNFTGEVQFQTEVEMIGLALHRNLLRLYGFCMTPDERLLVYPYMPNGSVADRLRDACHGKPALNWSRRMHIALGAARGLLYLHEQCNPKIIHRDVKAANILLDESFEAVVGDFGLAKLLDKRDSHVTTAVRGTVGHIAPEYLSTGQSSEKTDVFGFGILLLELITGQKTLDAGNGQVQKGMILDWVRTLHEERRLEVLVDRDLQGCFDTIELETVTELALQCTRPQPHLRPKMSEVLKVLEGLVQSGTEEPQGGTNHCETSAYSFSRNYSDVHEESSFIIEAMELSGPR
- the LOC108489193 gene encoding probable LRR receptor-like serine/threonine-protein kinase At5g45780 isoform X2; its protein translation is MEQHIMWVFWFFLHWFCSVHSVSDGDSLLSPKGVNYEVAALMSVKRELRDDKQVMDGWDINSVDPCTWNMVACSAEGFVISLEMASTGLSGMLSPSIGNLSHLRTMLLQNNQLSGPIPDEIGKLSELQTLDLSGNHFVGAIPSTLGSLTHLSYLRLSKNNLSGPIPRHVANLTGLSFLDLSYNNLSGPTPKILAKGYSITGNNFLCASSEHICTDVSYPLNGSVSSSRVSGNHHWLLSVAIGIGFAFVVSVMLLACWVHWYRSRIMLPSYVQQDYDFEIGHLKRFSYRELQIATGNFNPKNILGQGGYGVVYKGCLPNRSVVAVKRLKDPNFTGEVQFQTEVEMIGLALHRNLLRLYGFCMTPDERLLVYPYMPNGSVADRLRDACHGKPALNWSRRMHIALGAARGLLYLHEQCNPKIIHRDVKAANILLDESFEAVVGDFGLAKLLDKRDSHVTTAVRGTVGHIAPEYLSTGQSSEKTDVFGFGILLLELITGQKTLDAGNGQVQKGMILDWVRTLHEERRLEVLVDRDLQGCFDTIELETVTELALQCTRPQPHLRPKMSEVLKVLEGLVQSGTEEPQGGTNHCETSAYSFSRNYSDVHEESSFIIEAMELSGPR